In one window of Hevea brasiliensis isolate MT/VB/25A 57/8 chromosome 10, ASM3005281v1, whole genome shotgun sequence DNA:
- the LOC110667453 gene encoding uncharacterized protein LOC110667453, translating to MAGVKRRLYSDSDTHALHKELDEVSCPICMDHPHNAVLLLCSSHEKGCRSYICDTSYRHSNCLDRFKKLRDNPRSDTTLSSSLPINSSSSGNTSETSLPLRTYGLDANENLNLNESNDVNSSGIPEGLVENNIQDSNRLLETREGILQAGDSESFRDRIELEEADTENSSESGLSLKCPLCRGAVLGWEVVDEARKYLNLKKRSCSRESCSFVGNYQELRRHARRVHPTTRPSDVDPSRERAWRCLERQTEYSDIVSAIRSAMPGAVVVGDYVIENGDRFSVEREGGAGEVNAPWWTTFFLFQMIGSIDGVAEPRARPRAWTRHRRAAGALPERRFLWGENLLGLQDDDEDDDDYLHVLSDAGEDGSPIPRRRQDASPIPRRRRRLTRSRSDDQS from the coding sequence ATGGCTGGTGTGAAACGAAGACTTTATTCTGATTCAGATACCCATGCCCTTCACAAAGAATTAGATGAGGTCTCGTGTCCTATCTGCATGGACCATCCACATAATGCAGTTCTCCTACTGTGCAGCTCACATGAGAAGGGCTGCAGATCTTACATTTGTGATACAAGTTACAGGCATTCTAATTGCCTGGACCGCTTTAAAAAATTAAGGGACAATCCTAGGAGCGATACAACCTTATCCAGTTCTTTACCTATCAACTCATCCAGTTCTGGTAATACTTCTGAAACAAGCTTGCCTTTGAGAACATATGGGCTTGATGCTAATGAAAATCTGaacctaaatgaaagcaatgatgTAAACTCCTCTGGAATTCCTGAGGGGCTTGTAGAAAACAATATCCAAGATTCTAATAGGCTGTTAGAAACACGAGAAGGCATTTTGCAAGCAGGTGATTCTGAGTCATTTCGTGATAGGATTGAACTTGAAGAGGCTGACACTGAGAACTCATCAGAGTCTGGGTTGAGTTTGAAATGTCCTTTATGCCGTGGAGCTGTACTAGGGTGGGAAGTTGTAGATGAGGCCAGAAAATATCTGAACTTGAAGAAGCGAAGTTGCTCTAGGGAATCATGCTCATTTGTTGGAAATTACCAAGAATTGCGTAGGCATGCTAGGAGGGTTCACCCAACAACTCGACCCTCTGATGTTGATCCATCCAGAGAACGAGCTTGGAGATGCCTTGAGCGACAGACAGAATATAGTGACATTGTCAGTGCCATTCGTTCGGCCATGCCAGGTGCTGTTGTAGTTGGGGACTATGTGATTGAAAATGGTGATAGATTTTCAGTTGAAAGGGAAGGTGGGGCAGGTGAAGTTAATGCCCCATGGTGGACTACTTTCTTCTTGTTTCAAATGATTGGCTCAATTGATGGCGTAGCTGAACCAAGGGCTCGGCCAAGAGCTTGGACAAGGCATCGtcgagcagctggagcattacccGAGCGTCGATTCCTTTGGGGTGAGAATCTATTGGGTCTACaagatgatgatgaagatgacGATGATTATTTGCATGTATTAAGTGATGCAGGTGAAGATGGTTCTCCGATCCCAAGAAGACGTCAAGATGCTTCTCCGATTCCTAGAAGGCGTCGGCGTTTGACTCGGTCAAGGTCTGATGATCAGTCATGA